The following proteins come from a genomic window of Lolium rigidum isolate FL_2022 chromosome 5, APGP_CSIRO_Lrig_0.1, whole genome shotgun sequence:
- the LOC124651761 gene encoding plant UBX domain-containing protein 10-like, whose amino-acid sequence MSSSSSSAREGAAESSRNSCSGFARTVARLPASIIEGLSRSIARRAPRSRPRGVQVHQEQPPQAPPLAPPSPTPFVPEELYFFSSFEQQYGSHHPFFYGCRFSEVLGIARREGKHVFVYLHDPDHPYTGPFCQSTLCSDVVVEFLDANFVSWAAVTGRGEGSGMAASLQPGTFPFCTVVAPVSGESITVLQRVEGPVTASELVEILQRTIDEQCAAFRALTADEQAAAFRASRAEEEERRRSALRVRQEQDAAYLESLQKDQEKQRSTKGLHEGIVVKPKASPKYPGQAATETDKATQIRAPTHKETAPSHRNEANTKIMIRFPNGQRRQRGFLHTDTIREIYKYINSLGIPGIGQYQLVRSYPRKTYGHQQLAMTLRDAGFHPSVTLYIEKLQ is encoded by the exons ATGTCTTCAAGTTCAAGCTCAGCAAGAGAGGGTGCAGCCGAGAGCTCACGGAACTCCTGCAGCGGCTTCGCCAGGACCGTGGCGAGGCTCCCGGCCAGCATCATCGAAGGGCTGTCGAGGTCGATAGCTCGCCGTGCTCCGAGGAGTCGCCCACGGGGCGTCCAGGTTCACCAGGAGCAACCACCCCAGGCGCCTCCACTTGCTCCTCCTTCTCCTACCCCGTTTGTCCCAGAGGAGCTCTACTTCTTCAGCTCATTCGAGCAGCAGTACGGCAGCCACCACCCCTTCTTCTACGGGTGCCGTTTCAGCGAGGTCCTGGGGATCGCCCGGCGAGAGGGCAAGCACGTGTTCGTGTACCTCCACGACCCGGACCACCCATACACCGGGCCCTTCTGCCAGAGCACGCTCTGCTCCGACGTGGTGGTGGAGTTCCTCGACGCCAACTTCGTGTCGTGGGCAGCAGTCACCGGCAGAGGAGAAGGGTCGGGCATGGCCGCATCGCTGCAGCCCGGTACCTTCCCGTTCTGCACCGTCGTGGCTCCAGTCTCTGGCGAAAGCATCACAGTCCTACAACGG GTAGAAGGGCCAGTTACGGCGTCAGAGCTCGTGGAGATACTACAGAGAACCATTGATGAGCAATGCGCGGCTTTCAGAGCCTTGACTGCCGACGAGCAAGCTGCAGCATTCAGAGCCTCCAGGGCTGAGGAAGAAGAAAGGAGAAGATCGGCTCTACGAGTAAGACAAGAGCAGGACGCCGCTTACCTCGAGTCGCTTCAGAAGGATCAG GAAAAACAAAGATCCACCAAGGGTCTTCACGAGGGAATCGTCGTAAAGCCAAAGGCAAGCCCGAAATATCCAGGTCAAGCAGCAACAGAAACAGACAAGGCAACTCAGATTAGAGCACCGACGCATAAGGAAACTGCGCCTTCACACAGAAATGAAGCAAATACCAAG ATAATGATAAGATTTCCCAACGGCCAGAGAAGGCAGCGGGGTTTCCTTCACACAGACACAATAAGAGAAATCTACAAGTATATCAATTCCTTGGGCATACCAGGAATAGGACAATATCAACTTGTGCGGAGCTACCCAAGGAAAACTTATGGACATCAGCAGCTGGCGATGACTCTTCGAGATGCAGGTTTCCATCCAAGTGTGACTCTGTACATTGAGAAACTTCAGTAA